From a single Streptobacillus ratti genomic region:
- the prfB gene encoding peptide chain release factor 2: MIKIVILMILRSIFDLDKLKKELEEKEKLTLEDGFYKDQNKSQNILKEISFLKERIKDISKLITLNENIQILLEFYKQEEITLDELETETLEFINALDKFKIKLLLNGKYDKNSAILTINAGAGGTESCDWVSMLYRMYDRWAMKNKFKVEVLDILSGDEAGIKSITLSIKGDYAYGYLDCEKGVHRLVRISPFDSNARRHTSFAAVNVIPEIEDDVEVNLKKEDLKIDTYRASGAGGQHVNTTDSAVRITHMPTGIVVVCQNERSQSKNLNSAMKVLRAKLFEIELKNRENEINNLKGIESKIEWGSQIRSYVFQPYKMVKDHRTNYEEGNVDKVMDGDINIFIDEYLKIR, encoded by the coding sequence ATGATAAAAATAGTGATTTTAATGATATTAAGGAGCATCTTTGACTTAGATAAATTAAAAAAAGAATTAGAAGAAAAAGAAAAACTAACTTTAGAAGATGGGTTTTATAAAGATCAGAATAAATCACAAAATATATTGAAAGAAATTTCATTTTTAAAGGAAAGAATAAAAGACATTTCCAAGCTTATAACATTAAATGAAAATATACAAATATTATTAGAGTTCTATAAGCAAGAAGAAATAACTTTAGATGAATTAGAAACAGAAACCTTAGAATTTATAAATGCTTTAGATAAATTTAAAATAAAATTACTTCTAAATGGTAAATATGATAAAAATTCTGCAATATTAACCATAAATGCAGGAGCAGGTGGAACAGAAAGTTGTGATTGGGTGTCTATGCTATATAGAATGTATGATAGATGGGCTATGAAGAATAAGTTTAAGGTAGAAGTTCTTGATATTTTATCAGGAGATGAGGCTGGGATTAAGAGCATAACTTTATCTATTAAGGGAGATTATGCTTATGGATATTTAGATTGTGAAAAAGGTGTCCATAGACTTGTTAGAATATCTCCATTTGATTCTAATGCTAGAAGACATACATCATTTGCAGCAGTAAATGTAATTCCTGAAATAGAAGATGATGTTGAAGTTAATTTAAAAAAAGAAGATTTAAAGATAGATACATATAGGGCAAGTGGTGCTGGAGGACAGCATGTTAATACGACAGATTCAGCTGTAAGAATTACTCATATGCCAACTGGTATAGTAGTAGTTTGTCAAAATGAGAGATCACAGAGTAAAAATTTAAATTCTGCAATGAAAGTATTAAGAGCCAAGTTATTTGAAATAGAATTAAAAAATAGGGAAAATGAAATAAATAATCTTAAGGGAATTGAATCAAAAATAGAATGGGGTTCACAAATTAGATCTTATGTATTCCAACCATATAAGATGGTAAAAGATCATAGAACCAACTATGAAGAGGGTAATGTAGATAAGGTTATGGACGGAGATATAAATATATTTATAGACGAATATTTAAAGATAAGGTAG
- the hpt gene encoding hypoxanthine phosphoribosyltransferase, whose translation MNYKIEVAITEEEIANKVDEIAKKISSDFEGQSLLLVGLLRGSAVFLADIARKIDYNKVDLTLDFMNVSSYGNSMKSSREVRILKDLDEDVNNRHILIIEDIVDTGRTLSEVKKMLLMRNPKSLKICTLLDKPERREVEIDVDYIGFKIPDFFVVGYGIDYAQKHRTLPFIGKVVEIK comes from the coding sequence ATGAATTACAAAATTGAAGTTGCAATAACTGAGGAAGAAATTGCAAATAAAGTTGATGAGATTGCAAAAAAAATTAGTAGTGATTTTGAGGGACAAAGTTTACTTTTAGTTGGTCTTTTAAGAGGGTCTGCAGTATTTCTAGCTGATATTGCAAGAAAAATAGACTATAACAAAGTGGATTTAACTTTAGATTTTATGAATGTATCTAGTTATGGAAATTCTATGAAAAGTTCAAGAGAAGTAAGAATATTAAAAGATCTTGATGAAGATGTTAATAATAGACATATTTTGATAATTGAAGATATAGTTGACACTGGAAGAACACTAAGTGAAGTGAAAAAAATGTTACTTATGAGAAATCCTAAATCTTTAAAAATATGTACATTACTTGATAAACCTGAAAGAAGAGAAGTAGAAATAGATGTAGATTATATAGGATTTAAAATACCTGATTTCTTTGTTGTAGGATATGGTATAGATTATGCACAAAAACATAGAACTCTTCCATTTATTGGAAAAGTAGTGGAAATCAAATAG
- a CDS encoding adenylosuccinate synthase, whose translation MKKYNTYVVVGTQWGDEGKGKIIDVLSPDADYVVRYQGGNNAGHTVIVGEEKFILHLLPSGVINNKGKCIIGSGVVVDIDVLLDEISKLESRGKDLSNLYVDERTHIIMPYHVSIDKAKEEALGENKIGTTQRGIGPCYNDKISRNGIRMGDLLDFDRFKDKLEWNIKEKNDVLEKYGYPTFSFEELLEKYKILAEKMKNRIIDSVFEINQAVIEGKKVLFEGAQALMLDIDYGTYPYVTTSSPTSGGACVGSGVSPNKINRVLGVMKAYTTRVGEGPFPTELNNEIGENLRAVGHEFGATTGRPRRCGWLDLVVGKYATLINGLTDIVLTKLDVLTGIETIKVAIAYDINGKVHQTYPGNLRKSQEVEIIYKEFPGWTEDITKIKNYEELPENCKRYVEFIESYLETPISLISVGPSREQNIYRGEF comes from the coding sequence ATGAAAAAATATAATACTTATGTTGTAGTAGGAACTCAATGGGGAGATGAGGGTAAAGGTAAAATTATAGATGTATTATCTCCAGATGCTGATTATGTTGTTAGATATCAAGGTGGAAATAATGCAGGACACACAGTTATAGTTGGTGAAGAAAAATTCATATTACATTTACTTCCATCAGGTGTAATTAATAATAAAGGGAAATGTATTATAGGGTCAGGAGTAGTTGTAGATATAGATGTATTACTTGATGAAATATCAAAACTTGAAAGTAGAGGTAAAGACTTAAGTAACCTATATGTTGATGAAAGAACACATATTATTATGCCTTATCATGTTTCTATAGATAAAGCAAAAGAAGAAGCGTTGGGAGAAAATAAGATAGGAACTACTCAAAGAGGTATAGGACCATGCTATAATGATAAAATCTCAAGAAATGGAATTAGAATGGGAGATTTACTTGACTTTGATAGATTTAAAGATAAACTTGAATGGAATATTAAAGAAAAAAATGATGTTTTAGAAAAATATGGTTATCCGACTTTCTCATTTGAGGAACTATTAGAAAAATATAAGATACTTGCAGAAAAAATGAAAAATAGAATAATAGATTCAGTTTTTGAAATTAACCAAGCAGTAATAGAGGGTAAAAAAGTTTTATTTGAAGGGGCTCAAGCTTTAATGTTAGATATAGATTATGGAACATATCCATATGTAACTACATCATCTCCAACATCAGGTGGAGCATGCGTGGGTAGTGGAGTTTCTCCAAATAAGATAAATAGAGTATTAGGTGTTATGAAAGCATATACTACTCGTGTTGGAGAGGGACCTTTCCCTACAGAATTAAATAATGAAATTGGAGAAAATTTAAGGGCAGTAGGACATGAATTTGGAGCAACTACAGGTAGACCAAGAAGATGTGGTTGGTTAGATTTAGTAGTAGGTAAATATGCCACTCTTATAAATGGATTAACAGATATAGTTTTAACTAAACTTGATGTATTAACTGGAATTGAAACAATTAAAGTTGCTATAGCTTATGATATTAATGGAAAAGTACATCAAACATATCCTGGAAATTTAAGAAAATCTCAAGAGGTAGAAATAATATATAAAGAGTTTCCAGGGTGGACTGAAGATATTACAAAAATTAAAAACTATGAAGAATTACCAGAAAATTGTAAGAGATATGTTGAATTTATTGAAAGTTATTTAGAAACACCTATAAGTTTAATATCTGTTGGACCAAGCAGAGAGCAAAATATTTATAGAGGAGAATTTTAA
- the purB gene encoding adenylosuccinate lyase, which yields MNKYVNPLCERYASEEMQYIFSPDFKFSTWRKLWVNLAKAEKELGLDFITDDMIKEMEDNIYNIDYELAAKYEKDLRHDVMAHVHTFGDLVPNARKIIHLGATSAYVGDNTDIIQIKEGLLLVRKKLVSVIERMSKFAQKYKGLPTLGFTHFQAAQLTTVGKRASLWIQSLLYDLEELEFRLDNLKFRGAKGTTGTQASFKELFNDYNKVKKLDELVTEKAGFKVKQTLSSQTYDRKQDSQILQLLSNIAQSVHKITNDFRMLQHLKEIEEPFGKKQIGSSAMAYKRNPMRSERVSSLAKFVIANGHNGELVAATQWFERTLDDSADKRLSVPQSFLAIDGILILLLNIFENTVVYEKIIKRNVDKELPFMATENIIMKAVENGMDRQDVHEIIRELSMEAAKNVKLEGLDNNLIELIKKEGRLDIIKDEIDNILEAEKFIGYSKEQVEEFLSNDINPILEKYREEIIKTGTEIDK from the coding sequence ATGAATAAATACGTTAATCCTTTGTGTGAAAGATATGCTAGTGAAGAAATGCAGTATATATTTTCTCCAGATTTTAAATTTTCAACTTGGAGAAAATTATGGGTAAATCTTGCAAAAGCAGAAAAAGAATTAGGACTTGATTTTATAACAGATGATATGATAAAAGAAATGGAAGATAATATATATAATATTGATTATGAATTAGCTGCAAAATATGAAAAAGATTTAAGACATGATGTAATGGCTCATGTTCATACTTTTGGAGATTTAGTTCCTAATGCAAGAAAGATTATACATCTAGGTGCAACTAGTGCCTATGTTGGAGATAATACTGATATTATACAAATAAAAGAGGGATTGCTTCTTGTTAGAAAAAAACTTGTATCTGTTATAGAAAGAATGTCTAAATTTGCCCAAAAGTATAAGGGATTACCAACTTTAGGATTTACACATTTTCAAGCAGCTCAACTTACAACAGTAGGTAAAAGAGCATCGCTTTGGATACAATCTTTACTTTATGATTTAGAAGAATTAGAATTTAGACTAGATAATTTAAAATTTAGAGGAGCTAAAGGTACTACTGGTACACAAGCAAGTTTTAAAGAACTATTTAATGACTATAATAAAGTAAAAAAATTAGATGAATTAGTTACAGAAAAAGCTGGATTTAAAGTTAAACAAACTTTATCTTCACAAACTTATGATAGAAAACAAGATTCACAAATCTTACAATTACTATCAAATATTGCACAAAGCGTACATAAAATTACTAATGATTTTAGAATGTTACAACATTTAAAAGAAATAGAAGAACCATTTGGTAAAAAACAAATAGGTTCATCTGCCATGGCATATAAGAGAAATCCTATGAGAAGTGAAAGAGTTTCATCTCTTGCTAAATTTGTTATAGCCAATGGTCATAATGGAGAACTTGTTGCTGCCACACAATGGTTTGAAAGAACTTTAGATGATTCAGCAGATAAAAGATTATCTGTTCCACAAAGTTTTTTAGCTATAGATGGTATATTAATATTACTTTTAAATATTTTTGAAAATACAGTAGTATATGAAAAAATAATAAAGAGAAATGTAGATAAGGAATTACCTTTTATGGCAACTGAGAATATAATAATGAAAGCTGTTGAAAATGGAATGGATAGACAAGATGTCCATGAGATTATAAGGGAATTATCTATGGAAGCTGCAAAAAATGTTAAATTAGAGGGACTTGATAATAATCTAATAGAATTAATTAAAAAAGAGGGAAGATTAGATATTATTAAAGATGAAATAGATAATATATTAGAAGCAGAAAAATTTATTGGATATTCAAAAGAACAGGTTGAAGAATTTTTAAGTAATGATATTAACCCTATATTAGAAAAATATAGGGAAGAAATTATAAAAACAGGTACGGAGATAGATAAATAA